The sequence CAGAAGTTTCTTAATAAAGGGACTTGGTTTGTGCTCTTAAGAATGAAAATGTCATAGGCTTTGAAAAATGATTTGCATTGCTCtaacctattgtaagttattAATGAACTTGTTTGCAGTGGCCAATTTTGATGCATATATAATTTCTACCTCAGTTGCGTCTCCTTCCTTTCCATATGCAATATTGGCACGAATAGTATCATTGAACAAAATTAGTTCCTAGTTCACAAGCCCCATTCGCTGCCTCAACCAATTGAGTAGGAACTTttgaatttcaattctttctagtgTAATATGGtctaaatcaaaatcataaaatctTTGCAAAGGCGAGATCACTATATATTTTCCCCTACCACTTCCTCCAACAAGGGCAACAATCTAAAAGATGTCATTACACTTTACCTTGCCATAATGAATTGAATATCTGGTCAGATACTTAAAGCTTACATGATGAAGCTCAATTTCACCCTTTACATCATCCAATTTTATGCCAGACTCTTCACTTGGTCTATCTTTGACTTCTAGTGTAATATTGTCAATATGGGAGCAGCAATGGTCTTGGATTTGCTAGAATTAAGAGCAAAGGAATATGATTGAGAATTTCCAGTTGTCAAAATTAATGTTATGTGAGTGAATTTTACCACTCTAGAAGTTGCCAaatttcttacaaaaaaaaactttgataaACATGGGAAGAATATTTAGCCGAAAAATATTTGAGAATGTTCTTCCATCCTCAATAAGTTGAGCTCCTATATAGAAACTGGTTGCGTAAACAGAAAACAGTAAGAAGAAAGATAACGCAAATCCTATGCCACTTATCAAGCCTTTGCCTTATCCCTATCCTCATAGGGCATtcacatttcttttttgtataattaattCCATCACATTCTCTTCAgcatataaaataaacattgaACACACGCATGGCACACACAGTACACAATACTTGAAAATCATGTgtttaaaacacaattttataatttaactgAAATCGTATTTTGACCCACGATTTCCGATCACATGACACACATACACCATATACATTGGTGTGTACTTTTTTCTTATACAATATCAATGTGTGCTTAATAGCGCTCTTATAACATTAGCATTAGGTAtggtaaatgctaaaattttagcatttaacacaccaaataccaaaaacccaCCAACATTAGATGTTCCAAATGCTAAATAAATTTGGTATTTGTTACGGTACAATTCTACTATTGGCACTATACGGACAAAAatgccattatttttttttaatttacttttctctctccactcACTAGTTTCTTGACtagcttctctctcttcctctctcattCTCACTTTCAATCACATCGTTGGCCTCTCCACTTTTCCAGATCTCTTCACttcagatctctctctctctctctctctctctctctctctacttagTTTTCGTGGTTtgggtttttcaatttttttttttgggggggggtttCCTTCAAATTTAAGTGAGggagtttttggtttttgagttatgttttgcaatgaatttttgatttgatttgggttttgtaaaggcttgtggtggtggtggtggataaTGGAGGTTTTagagtggggggggggggggtgagtgTTGTGGAATATGAGAGAGGAGCgaaagagagatgaaaaaaaaaaaaaaaaggtagatgtgaaaaataaaagatttgatgtagtgagttgtaaaatggtgtgtcaaatttaataaaataattttttgatgtgtcaaataTTAAATTACTAAACCTATgatttaacttttaaaaatggatgaatttaatattattttgaatatctaaattgaaaatctaaagCTAAACCATCCCTTCCACGTGTAACATAAGAGGGATGTTGCATTATGGTAAAAGAACATTGTACGGCAAAATCCAGCGTCTTCCAATCCGATTCTTTCGTCACAAAAACAGAAcctcatatcatatcatatcggTTCACTTTTGGACACAGCCAGCCAAGCAGAGCACATACACTACAAGCAAAGAAATATCCCCAAAGCTCTTTCAAAACTCTCTTACAGTCACAAACACACAGTTTCtctcaaaaaccaaaaccaaaactaaaatagCAATGTCGACCTTGAAAATCCAACCCACAGCATTTGCGCTATCTTCCAGCGTCAGACAGTTGGGTTTCTTCAATCTCAAGCTCCCCCGAAACTGCGTCGCTTCCTCCAACCATTTCAGTCGCTACGGGACCCGAAGAGCTCTCACAGTGTCAATGTCCACCACTTCTTCGACCCCACTTGAAGTCTGCGTCAAATCTTCAACCACTGCCCCCAACAAGCCCGGCGACTGTAAGTAActgatcttcttcttctctcttcttgttttgtcCCTTTGGTTACTGATAAAATGcctcaaagaaaaacaaatatcaaGCATTATTTCTACACTGTCACTGGGTTTCCCTTTTATTGTTTGGAAAATGTACAAGTACAGTGGTAGAACATGGTAAGCATGGTTATGGGATTTATTTTTATGGACCAATGCATGCGCAGACTATTGGCGTTCAAAATGGCATATTAGAGCACTTGCATCAGACAATGCAAAACAGAAAAAGTTGTCTTTACACATTCAACACCCAAAATCACTCACTAAAAATTTGCAAAGTTGCTACAGTTACTATGAAAATTTACAACACTATTcagtttgcatttatttttttctttacatatgcTGATGAAGAAAGAGGTTTGATAACGGTTATTGTTTGTGAAGGAagtgaaacaattaaaaaaatcaagaaaatttgatattttaatgtaatgccgtgtaaaataaataatctaatgtGAGGCGTTTTAAAAAgtgagtaggtaaaatagaaaaagtaggttcttatgttaaaataaatgaaattttttacttgaaTTGATGCGAATGCTCTTATAATGAAACaagtaataatattatttgggtataatatttgtaatattttgtgCCTAAGAAGAGCTGACGCTCCAAAATCCCCCCAATGTGGTGGGACTTGGGTGGAAaacaaatgttttttatttaaacaaaaaagattgctttgattttttatagcttttaaaGACTTTGATAGTTGTTATTTcttttgaaacctaaaatacGCCTGTTGTATGGTCCTAATTTTCCAAGAACTGCCGTGTCATGCTTCTTAGTTTTGTGCTACTCTTAAGGCGTATAGTTTTTGGTCTTGCTTGCCTAGGAAGTTATTTCTTGATATTTCTATGTTTGTCTTCACAGGTCCCTTTTGCCAGAGGGTATTACTGACTCTGGAGGAAAAGCATCTCCCTTATGACTTAAAGTTGGTAGATTTGGCCCACAAGCCAGATTGGTAATGATCCGATTTCTTATCTTTCAATGAGTATCTCCTCTTTATCAGATTGTGGATAAAACCCAGTTGTGGGTCCGCCCGTGTGTGCACACACTCAATGCACACATTAGTACATATCCTAgtatcattatttattttttatttctataagtAAACTCCATATCCTAGTATTGTTATATTAAATACTCAAGGCTTTTGTTCTGTTTTCTGTCTTTATCTATTACAACTCTTTCTTAACCCGTATCTTTTGTTAACTAGGTTCTTAAAACTCAACCCTGGAGGTAAAGTTCCTGTGATTAAACTCAATGAGAAGTGGATATCAGATTCAGATGTTATTGCACAAGCACTAGAAGAAAAGTATCCTGATCCACCATTGGGAACCCCACCTGAAAAGGCTTCAGTGTATGGTTTATATGCAGTGGTTTATGCATTAACCATGTGGTTGTACATGCTCAGCActagaaaatactaaaagctTGAATGCTTTAGATCACATTCATAGTGCATAATGGCAATGTCATCATGCATGTGTTTAATTTCCTAGCACCAAAAAGTAAATATTAGAAAGTCTGATAGTCAGATTTTCTTTTGGCTTAGATTACTATAGGGGTGGTTGTAGCAGTGAAATGGACATGCTATAGTAGCTGTGGAAAATGCAAACATTTTTTACTGTAGATTATTggtcttttttttgttctctctctctcccttttgtGGACGAATatcaataaatattttcaattgcttttatatgtaaaatatgCCCAACTCCTTGCATAAAAAATTACTGCAGTTAGGAGGACATAGGGAAACATTGGACACCAACAAGAATGCTTCATTGCTAAAGAAATCTAACACTTCTAATCATCTGTGAACATCTGAATGAAGTTGAAGAGGTCCCAACTACAATGTGGATGGTTTTAGGATTTGGTGCTCAAGGGTGAGTTGATGCTGTATCATTAGCAGCTAGGGTGtcagaaaatatcattttaaaataaaacatcaCTGAACTTTGTTTTAACACTGGATTTAAAGGAAAACTTATGGAGGGGAAGTTTGTGGTACTGTTTATGAACTGTAGAGGCTTCATAAGGTCCTTGATTCAGGAAGGTTTCCATTGGTCTTTTGAAACTATGAAACCTTGTGGGTGGAGCTTTGGTATTCCATTTTCTCCATGCTTATTTGTCTCTTCTTCAACTCCCCACCCACCTAGACACACACaattcttcacactttctcctCCCACAGACactttgttttgctttcatttttttattaaccatGGAACTCCACCACAAATCTGCTATttacaattttgaatttatattgacTCGTTTTCTAGTATTTGATAATGACAGTTTTTTgtgttgatatgtttttttttataagtaatattttcattaaaaaaaagaaggtgcAAATGGGGTGCAATCCTAGCACAGGGGGAGTTGTGGTATCCAGCAACTCTTGAAAGTTTGAGCTAGTTAACTTAGAGGATGCCAAATTCCATTCATATAACAAGAACAACTCTGCCTGTGTCTGTGTTTAGTTTCATATTTTGTTCTCGGTTGATCCCAAGCCTGGAAAAAGGAGGGTTGTGGTCAGTTGATGGCCAACATAAAATTTAGACACTCTATTATGAATGGATCTACTACAAAAGATTACTATAGGGGTGGTTGTAGCAGTGAAATGGACATGCTATAGTAGCTGTGGAAAATGCAAACATTTTTTACTGTAGATTATTggtcttttttttgttctctctctctcccttttgtGGACGAATatcaataaatattttcaattgcttttatatgtaaaatatgCCCAACTCCTTGCATAAAAAATTACTGCAGTTAGGAGGACATAGGGAAACATTGGACACCAACAAGAATGCTTCATTGCTAAAGAAATCTAACACTTCTAATCATCTGTGAACATCTGAATGAAGTTGAAGAGGTCCCAACTACAATGTGGATGGTTTTAGGATTTGGTGCTCAAGGGTGAGTTGATGCTGTATCATTAGCAGCTAGGGTGtcagaaaatatcattttaaaataaaacatcaCTGAACTTTGTTTTAACACTGGATTTAAAGGAAAACTTATGGAGGGGAAGTTTGTGGTACTGTTTATGAACTGTAGAGGCTTCATAAGGTCCTTGATTCAGGAAGGTTTCCATTGGTCTTTTGAAACTATGAAACCTTGTGGGTGGAGCTTTGGTATTCCATTTTCTCCATGCTTATTTGTCTCTTCTTCAACTCCCCACCCACCTAGACACACACaattcttcacactttctcctCCCACAGACactttgttttgctttcatttttttattaaccatGGAACTCCACCACAAATCTGCTATttacaattttgaatttatattgacTCGTTTTCTAGTATTTGATAATGACAGTTTTTTgtgttgatatgtttttttttataagtaatattttcattaaaaaaaagaaggtgcAAATGGGGTGCAATCCTAGCACAGGGGGAGTTGTGGTATCCAGCAACTCTTGAAAGTTTGAGCTAGTTAACTTAGAGGATGCCAAATTCCATTCATATAACAAGAACAACTCTGCCTGTGTCTGTGTTTAGTTTCATATTTTGTTCTCGGTTGATCCCAAGCCTGGAAAAAGGAGGGTTGTGGTCAGTTGATGGCCAACATAAAATTTAGACACTCTATTATGAATGGATCTACTACAAAATTCCATGTATGTAAGGCTAAGatcttcaaaaaataataacatcAGTTTCATCAAATGCAACTCATCATATTATATTCTGGTAATTTTCTCTAATTTATGTCTTGCcttgatcttcttcttcttcttctttttaaataatcttAAATAATGCCTTCACCACCAGTTTAAGTCATGAAAAAGAATCCACATTCcatttataactattttttgtTCATCCTTTCCAATAGACTTGTGCAATTAATCACTAGACACTATCCATTAGCAGATACCCATATCTATGCAATATACATGTCCTGTCTCTTAGATGTGGGTATTTTGGGTCTCTAGCAGTTCCAAGTAACATATGCTACTTTCCTGCATCTTGGTATTCACATACAACTGTCTTCTCCTTGAACACTAGAACCAAATGAGATCGTGATGTTAACTCTTTTTCTGTAGTTTGATTTATGTTTCACACTTtgagcttcttttcttttttggttctgGGTGTCATTACTTGCACTCTTACTTAATACCTTCTTGCCTTTTGGATCAACTTTGGTCATAATGCATATTTGGAGTTTGCAGTTCTCTCAATCTTAACTTTAGTATATAGTAAATGcaagatttatttttcaatataataaaatgtcattaccacttatcaaaaaataaaaataaaatgtcataACCATTGGAAATAGGAGCATCCAatgtcttcctttttttctttttttttcttttttcttttttgtgatgTTTGGTGATAGTCACTGTTTACTCCATGTTATATTCAATAAGAgtcccaaatttattttttggttgtaaGTTAACACCCATGCGtgcatgtgtatgtgtgtgtgagagagagtgactTCAGAAAATCGACCCATGGTTGTTAGTTGTTAGATGTCTATGCTATGGTTTTAAGTTTTATGTCTTCTTGTGTTTCCAAATTGATTGGAGTTACAAACTGAGGAACTAAGTTACTAACAATAGCTGTTTTAACTGCTCTCTTGTAGTGGATCAAAGATCTTCTCCACATTTATTGGTTTCCTCAAGAGCAAAGACCCAAGTGACGGAACAGAGAAAGCATTAATCAGTGAGCTAAGTTCTTTTAACAATCATATCAAAGACAATGTGAGTTCTCTATGcttattttttccctttctgtCTGTCTATCCGTGGTTCCTTGTTGGTTTGGATAAAAgattatcaatcaattttatgaaaataattgttttgttaaattcatattggCTTCCATATTCCAGAATTTGATTGTCCATCATATGTGCCTTagttgaaaaaggaaaagagattaCAAGGGATGTTTTACCCTAAATCTTTTGTACAATCCTTGATGCTTATGGCACACAGAGTGCTCATCAAAGACCAAAACGAGGCTATTCAAATGTGTCAGTATGGTTGctttaattttgattctttttttttttaattataacaagcttttttttaaaaaaaaaagacttccaAGAATACAGGGGGtatacaaagaaagaaacaaccTCAACATCTCAAATTACATTGCTCCAACAAATCTAGAACAGAATAACAGTAGAATAGTTGTAATGCTCTAGCCCAATCCAACaatgtataaaagaaaaaagatttgaacTCCAAGGTAGACCGTTCACAACCCTCAAAACTTTGAGCATTCCTCTCCtgccaaatacaccacatcaagcaaTGAGGCACAAGCCTCCAAATTGTGACATTACAGTGCCCGCCAAAACTGCCCTGCCAAGATGCTAACAAAACCTTTACCTGACTAGGCAAaacccaatgaataccaaacAGACAAAACACCATGGACCACATCTCAAATGCTATTGGGCAATGTAGAAGCAGATAATCCGCATTTTCCCCACTCTGTTTGTACATAAAAAAACCAATCCATAACAATAATATCTCCTTTCCGTAAATTATCTGTTGACAGAATCTTCCCTAGCACAGCTGtccaagagaagaaagaaactcTAGGAGGGATTTTAGATCtccaaataattttccatagAAATGACTCTGAGGTGATGcttagttttgattttgtgaGCAACATATTATCTAGTCATCAAGATTTATAAGGAAATTCAGTTGTTTTCCAAAAGTCTGTCAAAATCAccacaatcattttttttcctgatatcttttagtttttgataatttttaaatt is a genomic window of Quercus lobata isolate SW786 chromosome 2, ValleyOak3.0 Primary Assembly, whole genome shotgun sequence containing:
- the LOC115975953 gene encoding glutathione S-transferase DHAR3, chloroplastic; its protein translation is MLHYGKRTLYGKIQRLPIRFFRHKNRTSYHIISVHFWTQPAKQSTYTTSKEISPKLFQNSLTVTNTQFLSKTKTKTKIAMSTLKIQPTAFALSSSVRQLGFFNLKLPRNCVASSNHFSRYGTRRALTVSMSTTSSTPLEVCVKSSTTAPNKPGDCPFCQRVLLTLEEKHLPYDLKLVDLAHKPDWFLKLNPGGKVPVIKLNEKWISDSDVIAQALEEKYPDPPLGTPPEKASVGSKIFSTFIGFLKSKDPSDGTEKALISELSSFNNHIKDNGPYVNGKEVSAVDLSLAPKLYHLEIALGHYKKWSVPDSLPHVKSYMKAIFSRDSFIKTRAQPEDVIAGWRPKVLG